The following are from one region of the Acidobacteriota bacterium genome:
- a CDS encoding type II toxin-antitoxin system VapC family toxin, with protein sequence MICLPFDDVAATIFNQLRAQKVRVKTNDLSIAAITLSVNGILVTRNMVDFERVPGLVIEDWTK encoded by the coding sequence ATGATTTGTCTGCCGTTCGATGATGTCGCGGCCACGATATTCAACCAATTGCGCGCTCAAAAAGTGCGCGTCAAAACGAATGACCTTTCCATCGCCGCCATCACGCTTTCAGTCAATGGCATTTTAGTGACTCGTAACATGGTGGATTTTGAGCGCGTTCCCGGACTCGTCATTGAAGATTGGACGAAATGA